The sequence ACCGACGACATGTCCGAAAGCGCGTGACTCATCGAAGCGAGGAACCCGCTGATGAGGTAGAAGGCCAGGTAGCGGAAGCGTCCCATGGCTGCCTCGATGTTGTCCCCGAATATCCACAGATACCACATGTTCCCGATCAGATGCAGCCATCCGCCGTGCAGGAACATGTTGGTGAACAAGCTGAGCTGAGGAGGGATGGCAGCCAGGGAGCCCGGCAGCGCCTGGAACCCGAAGATCACGGCAGGAATAGCGCCATACTCGTACACAAACAATCGGCCCTCCCTGGGACCGAGGGAGACCTGATACAGGAAAACCGCCACGTTTATGGCGATCAATCCCCAGGTTACTACAGGAGTTATTTGCGTGGGATTGTCGTCTTTCAAAGGAATCATGGCGATTTCGATCCCGGCTATGCGGATTTCTTATCCGTAGCCGGAAGGGCCCAACCACCGACTATATCACCAATTCCGCCGCTGTGCGCCAGCGCGGCAACAGCCGGGGACACCGACCCATAAGCGCTAAGATAGGAATGATTATGCCAATAAACGTGGACTTGGACCTAAACCTGGACGTAGACGTGGACCTTTTGAGCGGAGACAAACTCTTGCACGCCCAGCCTTTATCAGGCTACGGGTCGCTTCTTATCGCTTGCGGCGCAGCAGAGCGTCAAGGTCCGCTCCTCTGCAGTTTGGATGTCCAGTGGAGTTTTCATGCGCGCGGGTACAACCCAGGGGCTTGGCGGACTGCGGGAGTGCGATTGTCGGCAAAGGGGAAAACGGAGAGGAACACGGCGAGCGCGTTCCTCTCCTGAAGGGAAGGGACTTGCCGCCTAGAAGTTGATCCGGGCGACCAGTTGAATCATCCGTCCACCCGGATCCTGGCTGTTGGACACGTCCCGATACGCAGACGTTATCTGGCCCCAGGTTGCGCTGCTGCCCGGGTTGGCGGCACCGTAGAAGTTGGTGTTATTGAAAGCGTTCAAGAACTCGCCACGCAATTCGAAGCTCGTGTTCTCGGTGAAGCGCACTCTCTTGACGACGCTCAGATCGAAACGGGTGAACATCGGACCCTTGATGCGCGTTTCGACCGGAGCGCATTGGCCGTCGTACACCTCGATGCAGTTCGCGCTGTTGGCCGGCGCGATGTAGCGTCCGGTGGGCGGCCCGAGGGAGCCGTAGCCGGTCGAGGACGTCGCACTTACGCTGTAGGCCTTTATCGTGTTGTCGATGATATCCTTCGGCAACGCGTAGATGATCTCGGCGGCGTTATCGAAATACAGCCCATACAGCTGCTGGAGGTCCTGCCGGTTCATTCCAACCAGCCTGACATTGCCGAAGTCCAGCAGCTGGCCGCCCTGAATGCGGCCGGTGCCGTGGAACTCCCAACCGCCGATGAGAGTGGTCATCAGTCGGCCGGACTTGGCAAACATCATCCTCCCGGGCCCGAACGGCAGCTCGTAGACCCAGTTGATCTTGAAAGCATGCGCAACCGTGCCACCAAGAGTGTTCACTCTCGGAGCCCGGAACGAGACCCTGGAGGAACTGAATGATTTCGCCCAGGTGTAGTTGGATTGCACCAGCAGCCCTTTGGTGAGGCGGCGGCGCAATTCAACCTGCATCCCGTCATAGCGGCTGTAACCGCCATTGCCCGTATAGTTGGCCCCGCCCGTCAGACCCGGATTCGCCAGGAAAAAGTTGGCCGGCAATCCCACGGCCAACGCGTTGGCGCGGCGAGTGGCGTCACTCCACAGGTTGTCCGCAAAAGTGAATGGGTTGGGATTCATTTGCGCCAGGGGATTGACGAATGAGGTGCTCGAGAAGAGAGAAGAGGTGTACTTGGACGGATCACTGGCCTGTGTAGCCGGCAATCCGCTGAAGTAAGCAAGACTGATCGGCAGGGGTGAGGTGCCGGTATTCGGCCCGAAATATTTGAAGTTGTTTCCGCGCCCTGCCGCAATATTCGCCTGCAGGTTCGCCATCGCCAGTTTGAACTCGGGAAGCAAGCCGTTTTCCACAATGTTGGTCTCATTGAGATCGTACGTGGTCTGCCCGGCGAGATTGCGCGTGCCTACGTATCGCACCTCCAGAACCGTGTCCTTGGTGATCTCGCGCTGGATGCCGAAGCTCCAGGATTGGGTGTAGGGAGTGTGTAGATTGGGATCGTAGATGTTGACCGAATTGCTGACCGCCCCGATCATCGGAAAACTTGGTGTAGAATTGAAAGGAGCCGCGCCCAGGCGACTCGTTTGGCTTAGCAAGACCGGCAGCGTGTCGCTCCCGACATTGGTGACCAGGTTTCCCAGTGTCATGCTGCGGGAGGCGCTGACGAAGCTTCCCGGATTGGCTGCAAACAGGCTTTGTATTTCCGCCATGCCGTAGCGGTTGTAAGCAATCGAGTAGCCGCCGCGCAAGACTGTCCCCCCGTTCGCGCCCAGGATACGATTGAGCCAGCGATTGCCCGACTTTGGAGTCCAGGCAAAGCCTAAGCTGGGAGCAAAATTAAGAGTGTCGACGTTGTAGGCCTTTACACCGCTCTTGTAAAGGATAAACTGCGTATCCCGGCCTGTCATGGTACCGGGTTTGAAGAGGTTGCCATACCCGGAAACCCCATACAGATCCGAGATGTCGGCTGTGGTGTAACTGTCGTTCAGAGGAACAAAGGGAAGCTGCAACTCATAGCGCAGCCCAAGGGTGAGCGTCAGTCCCGGCCGCGCCCTCCACTGGTCCTGCGCGAAGAAACCTAACTCCCGCATGTGGCCCCGATTGACTCGGGGGCCGAGGTAGCCATATTTGTTGGTCTTTTCGTCCAGGTAAGCATCGCCGCTGACGGCAGTGACGCGCCCCGTCAAGACCGCATAGATGTTCTGGGCCCGCGTGAGGTCCGATGAAGCGGCCCCCTGAAAGTTGGTGGTATTGAACATGCCGATGGCCGGGTCGGTGCTGTTGACCCCGAAAGTGATCGCAGGCACCACGCGGGCATTGCTCCAGGTCCAGAGGCCGATGTTGGTGAATGCCCCGCCGAAACTGAGGCTGTGCGTACCTCGGATCCAGTTGAGTGTTTCCTCGAGCACCTGCGTCGGCGTATTGCGGCGGCTGGGAGCGTTCGTAACGTACGCGTTGGTGATGCCCGCCGCGCTGATGCCGAGAGCGAATCCTGCCTGGTTGGCCAGTGAGCCGCTGTATTGTCCTGGGCTCAGTTCGGGCCTGAAAAGCGAAGATCCCCCCGAGAGGCCAAAACGCAATTCATTGACCAGGGTCGGCGTCAACGTTGAACGTACCGCGCCACCGCCGACGAAACGGTGGGAA is a genomic window of Terriglobia bacterium containing:
- a CDS encoding TonB-dependent receptor, translating into MKRILLVLVTLSALVVAAGQAAFGQGGGMTSSITGTVVDQSGAVVPGATVAVKNKATSMEYRSSTAANGSFTIPAVPVGNYSVTITATGFKQAIIEDVKVDAGTPASVSASLQIGNPTETVVVVGGADIVQTTSATIATSMTVSQIANLPLSTRNALDFVVFLPGVNTAGITRDANIMGLPQAAVNITIDGVSAQDNYNKSTEFFVRVSPRLDAVEEVTISTATPGAESAGQGAVQIRFTTRQGSNDFRGSIYEYHRNQFFNSNYWFNNRDQAPTYNGTSVPCTPQQLASEWDKCKAPRDPVKLNQFGGRLGGPIIIPRLFNGRDKAMFFFNFEEFRQPNAISRQRTIFNPVTQLGTFQYNVTVGGQQQVRQVNLLQLAAANGQTSAIDPVIGKLLADIRSSTTQTGGVQQLSDPNLQRFTFTNTGLVINHFPTARFDFNLTSKHHLEVTYNYTKNIRTPDILNSNDPAFPGFPNLGAYVSHRFVGGGAVRSTLTPTLVNELRFGLSGGSSLFRPELSPGQYSGSLANQAGFALGISAAGITNAYVTNAPSRRNTPTQVLEETLNWIRGTHSLSFGGAFTNIGLWTWSNARVVPAITFGVNSTDPAIGMFNTTNFQGAASSDLTRAQNIYAVLTGRVTAVSGDAYLDEKTNKYGYLGPRVNRGHMRELGFFAQDQWRARPGLTLTLGLRYELQLPFVPLNDSYTTADISDLYGVSGYGNLFKPGTMTGRDTQFILYKSGVKAYNVDTLNFAPSLGFAWTPKSGNRWLNRILGANGGTVLRGGYSIAYNRYGMAEIQSLFAANPGSFVSASRSMTLGNLVTNVGSDTLPVLLSQTSRLGAAPFNSTPSFPMIGAVSNSVNIYDPNLHTPYTQSWSFGIQREITKDTVLEVRYVGTRNLAGQTTYDLNETNIVENGLLPEFKLAMANLQANIAAGRGNNFKYFGPNTGTSPLPISLAYFSGLPATQASDPSKYTSSLFSSTSFVNPLAQMNPNPFTFADNLWSDATRRANALAVGLPANFFLANPGLTGGANYTGNGGYSRYDGMQVELRRRLTKGLLVQSNYTWAKSFSSSRVSFRAPRVNTLGGTVAHAFKINWVYELPFGPGRMMFAKSGRLMTTLIGGWEFHGTGRIQGGQLLDFGNVRLVGMNRQDLQQLYGLYFDNAAEIIYALPKDIIDNTIKAYSVSATSSTGYGSLGPPTGRYIAPANSANCIEVYDGQCAPVETRIKGPMFTRFDLSVVKRVRFTENTSFELRGEFLNAFNNTNFYGAANPGSSATWGQITSAYRDVSNSQDPGGRMIQLVARINF
- a CDS encoding rhomboid family intramembrane serine protease, which codes for MIPLKDDNPTQITPVVTWGLIAINVAVFLYQVSLGPREGRLFVYEYGAIPAVIFGFQALPGSLAAIPPQLSLFTNMFLHGGWLHLIGNMWYLWIFGDNIEAAMGRFRYLAFYLISGFLASMSHALSDMSSVVPAVGASGAISGVLGAYLLLYPRAQVLVLVPLGFFTRLMYIPAGFVLGFWFVLQLLSGSMSGKQSGGGVAFWAHIGGFLVGMMLVGLFKKRQVRFFNPPRSRSGYAQW